A single genomic interval of Ruminococcus sp. NK3A76 harbors:
- a CDS encoding sodium/solute symporter (Members of the Solute:Sodium Symporter (SSS), TC 2.A.21 as described in tcdb.org, catalyze solute:Na+ symport. Known solutes for members of the family include sugars, amino acids, nucleosides, inositols, vitamins, urea or anions, depending on the system.) codes for MVTRWIVLCVYLILMVGIGVYYKRKTASVSDFVLGGRALGPWFTAFAYGTSYFSAVIFVGYAGKFGWAYGVASTWIGIGNAVIGSLLAWLILGKRTRAMTKHIDAKTMPEFFEKRFNSKTLKTVSALIIFIFLIPYTASVYNGLSRLFEKSFHIDYEWCIVAMAIFTAVYVIMGGYKATALNDFIQGIIMLIGIVAVVVAVLNVNGGFSGSLEAMGVIPDANGNTEVYNSLMGPDPVNLVGVIILTSLGTWGLPQMVQKFYAIKDDKAVVTGTVVSTVFAVVVAGGCYFLGGFGRLFMDANEAGAPVEGFDAIVPSMMDSLSSGLFALIIVLVLSASMSTLSSLVLTSSSTLTIDLIKPLKKNMSDKEEVRTMRIFIAVFLLISVSIAVYSLRGSKQDTMVISSLMGISWGALAGAFLAPFMYGLFWKGVTKAAVMASFICGVGITVVHMLIYTFGIISDAPTKLGELNLASPVNAGAFTMLLGLVVVPVVSLITKQNDEDKALTEEMFKCYQA; via the coding sequence ATGGTAACAAGGTGGATCGTCCTCTGCGTGTACCTGATACTTATGGTGGGTATCGGTGTTTACTACAAGAGGAAAACAGCAAGCGTTTCTGATTTCGTGCTCGGCGGCAGAGCACTCGGCCCGTGGTTCACGGCCTTTGCATACGGCACGAGCTATTTCTCGGCTGTTATCTTCGTAGGCTATGCCGGCAAGTTCGGCTGGGCATACGGTGTGGCTTCAACATGGATAGGCATAGGCAATGCCGTGATAGGCTCGCTCCTGGCGTGGCTCATTCTCGGCAAGCGCACAAGAGCTATGACAAAGCACATAGATGCAAAGACGATGCCCGAATTCTTTGAGAAGCGTTTTAATTCCAAGACGCTCAAAACAGTTTCGGCGCTCATAATCTTTATATTCCTTATTCCCTACACAGCATCAGTTTATAACGGCCTTTCAAGGCTTTTTGAAAAGAGCTTCCATATCGACTATGAGTGGTGCATCGTGGCTATGGCTATATTCACCGCTGTGTATGTTATCATGGGCGGCTATAAGGCTACGGCTCTTAACGACTTTATCCAGGGCATAATAATGCTCATAGGCATTGTTGCAGTCGTTGTGGCTGTGCTCAATGTCAACGGCGGCTTCTCCGGCTCGCTCGAAGCTATGGGCGTGATACCCGACGCAAATGGCAACACAGAAGTTTACAACTCTCTCATGGGTCCTGACCCTGTAAACCTTGTGGGCGTTATAATCCTCACATCGCTCGGCACATGGGGTCTTCCTCAGATGGTGCAGAAGTTCTACGCTATCAAGGACGACAAGGCAGTTGTCACAGGTACAGTAGTTTCTACAGTGTTCGCTGTAGTCGTTGCAGGCGGCTGCTACTTCTTAGGCGGCTTTGGCAGACTGTTTATGGACGCAAACGAAGCAGGCGCACCTGTCGAGGGCTTTGATGCTATCGTTCCCTCGATGATGGATTCGCTCTCAAGCGGACTGTTCGCACTTATCATAGTGCTCGTTCTCTCAGCATCTATGTCAACACTTTCATCGCTCGTTCTCACATCGAGCTCGACACTCACTATCGACCTTATCAAGCCCCTTAAGAAGAACATGAGTGATAAGGAAGAAGTACGCACGATGAGGATATTCATCGCAGTATTCCTCCTTATCTCGGTATCTATAGCTGTATATTCATTAAGAGGTTCAAAGCAGGATACAATGGTCATCTCCTCCCTTATGGGTATCAGCTGGGGCGCTCTGGCAGGTGCTTTCCTTGCTCCCTTTATGTACGGCCTTTTCTGGAAGGGCGTTACAAAGGCAGCCGTTATGGCGAGCTTCATCTGCGGTGTCGGCATAACTGTAGTGCATATGCTCATCTACACATTCGGCATCATCTCCGACGCTCCCACAAAGCTCGGCGAGCTCAACCTTGCTTCTCCCGTTAACGCAGGTGCATTCACCATGCTGTTAGGCCTTGTGGTAGTTCCGGTAGTAAGCCTTATCACAAAGCAAAACGACGAGGACAAGGCATTGACAGAGGAAATGTTCAAGTGCTACCAAGCATAA
- a CDS encoding GNAT family N-acetyltransferase, with protein sequence MILRKADINDLDEIAAIESSCFPPEQAAGKEQFRGRLKAYPEHFLLLCEDSGKIVSFIDGFVTDAPDLTDEMYSDSALHDENGAWQMIFGLNTLPGYRRRGYAGQLIKGFLSQARAHGRRGAVLTCKELLIPYYEKFSFVNEGISDGSVIGGVRWYQMRRTF encoded by the coding sequence GTGATATTGCGTAAAGCTGATATAAACGACCTTGATGAGATAGCTGCGATAGAGAGCAGCTGCTTTCCGCCCGAGCAGGCGGCAGGAAAAGAGCAGTTTCGTGGGCGGCTCAAAGCATATCCCGAGCATTTCCTGCTGCTGTGTGAAGACAGCGGCAAGATAGTCTCGTTCATAGACGGCTTTGTGACCGATGCACCAGACCTGACAGACGAGATGTATTCAGACTCTGCCCTGCACGATGAGAACGGCGCATGGCAGATGATATTCGGCCTTAACACCCTCCCCGGCTACAGGCGCAGAGGGTACGCCGGGCAGCTTATCAAGGGCTTTCTCTCGCAGGCAAGAGCCCATGGCAGACGAGGTGCCGTGCTTACCTGCAAGGAACTGCTTATCCCCTACTACGAGAAATTCAGTTTTGTAAACGAAGGCATATCCGACGGCTCGGTGATAGGCGGCGTCAGGTGGTATCAGATGAGAAGAACGTTTTAA
- a CDS encoding ABC transporter ATP-binding protein, with translation MTITAENLSKSYKTGRRDVTALHPADIGIEGGRVTLITGRSGSGKTTLVNILSGLITPTSGSVTYDGRDIFTLSDSELSRFRSSDIGYIPQGHGALSSLTVRENILLPASLAKTENAGQKADELIALTGLTGLEKAYPDELSGGELRRLSAARALINSPAVVFADEPTNDLDDENTHLLLTLLRDTASNGAAVIIVSHDRAAAEYADTVYRIDGGHLSLEKGCKRDIA, from the coding sequence GTGACTATCACAGCAGAAAACTTAAGCAAAAGCTACAAAACAGGCAGGCGTGATGTGACTGCCCTGCACCCGGCCGATATCGGGATAGAAGGCGGCAGGGTGACGCTCATCACAGGGCGTTCGGGCAGCGGCAAGACAACGCTTGTAAATATCCTCTCAGGGCTCATAACACCTACCAGCGGCAGCGTGACCTATGACGGGCGTGATATCTTTACGCTTTCCGACAGCGAGCTGTCACGCTTTCGCAGTTCAGATATAGGCTATATCCCCCAGGGGCACGGCGCTTTGTCTTCGCTCACTGTCAGAGAGAATATCCTCCTGCCGGCATCGCTTGCAAAGACTGAGAACGCCGGGCAGAAAGCAGACGAGCTGATAGCTCTCACAGGGCTTACAGGGCTCGAAAAAGCCTACCCCGATGAGCTCTCGGGCGGCGAGCTGCGGCGGCTGTCTGCTGCAAGGGCGCTTATAAATTCGCCGGCAGTAGTCTTTGCCGACGAGCCGACAAACGATCTCGATGATGAAAACACCCACCTGCTGCTGACACTTCTCCGTGACACGGCATCAAACGGTGCGGCGGTCATCATCGTTTCACACGACCGTGCGGCAGCCGAATATGCCGACACGGTCTACCGCATAGACGGCGGACATTTATCTTTGGAAAAGGGGTGTAAACGTGATATTGCGTAA
- a CDS encoding ABC transporter permease — MSITKLPLKNLIHKPVRTTALVLIALFMTAAIFGGQVAAASLQNGLTSLEQRLGADIIVVPEDAQAKIDLENILLQGTPGYFYMDKSVQDKIANIDGVELVSPQYFLVSANAECCTVQVQIIGFDEDSDFTIKPWLRQSYTGTLGENEIIVGSSLSTRVGHTLKLYGVECKAVGKLDATGTGLDTAIYTTPETVKTLIKASQQKGIGVLAKQSPEDVISSVYIKVRDGYDISEVAGNINLSVDGVQAVRTRSMITSTADRLSVISNGIRVLIAAVWVLAAVILTAAFTSLVSTRKKEFAVLRISGFSRRQLAALVLSESVAVCAVGAVTGLALACAAVLPFGSLIEQKTGLPYLSPGVFKAAVYALTAALAVIATGTLASLFAAYKLSHNDTGRILKEGD, encoded by the coding sequence ATGAGCATCACAAAGCTGCCGCTCAAAAACCTGATACACAAGCCGGTGCGCACAACAGCGCTCGTGCTCATAGCCCTGTTCATGACAGCGGCTATCTTCGGCGGTCAGGTCGCAGCGGCCAGCTTGCAAAACGGTCTTACCAGCTTGGAGCAGCGGCTCGGTGCTGATATAATAGTCGTCCCCGAGGACGCACAGGCAAAAATTGACCTTGAAAACATACTCCTGCAGGGCACGCCGGGGTATTTCTATATGGACAAGTCGGTGCAGGATAAGATTGCGAATATTGACGGCGTTGAGCTCGTCTCGCCGCAGTATTTCCTCGTTTCTGCAAATGCCGAGTGCTGCACTGTGCAGGTTCAGATAATAGGCTTTGATGAGGACAGCGACTTTACCATAAAGCCCTGGCTGCGCCAAAGCTATACAGGCACTCTCGGCGAGAATGAGATAATAGTCGGCTCATCGCTCTCAACAAGAGTGGGGCACACCCTTAAGCTCTACGGGGTAGAATGCAAGGCCGTAGGCAAGCTCGATGCAACAGGCACAGGCCTCGACACGGCTATATACACCACCCCCGAGACAGTCAAAACGCTTATAAAGGCCTCTCAGCAAAAAGGCATAGGCGTGCTTGCAAAGCAAAGCCCCGAGGACGTTATATCCTCCGTCTACATCAAGGTCAGGGACGGCTATGATATAAGCGAGGTCGCAGGGAATATAAATCTTTCGGTAGACGGCGTGCAGGCTGTGCGCACACGCTCAATGATAACCTCGACCGCCGACAGGCTCTCTGTCATATCAAACGGCATCAGGGTGCTCATTGCGGCAGTGTGGGTGCTCGCAGCCGTGATACTCACAGCGGCATTCACATCACTTGTCAGCACAAGGAAGAAAGAATTCGCAGTCCTGCGCATAAGCGGCTTTTCACGCAGACAGTTAGCAGCGCTCGTCCTTTCGGAAAGCGTTGCCGTATGCGCTGTGGGCGCTGTCACAGGGCTTGCGCTTGCCTGTGCAGCCGTGCTGCCATTCGGCAGCCTTATAGAGCAAAAAACAGGCCTGCCATATCTCTCGCCGGGGGTTTTCAAGGCGGCTGTGTATGCGCTTACGGCGGCTCTTGCTGTAATAGCCACAGGCACGCTCGCATCTTTATTCGCAGCATACAAGCTCAGCCACAATGACACCGGCAGGATACTGAAGGAGGGTGATTAG
- a CDS encoding DUF4418 family protein gives MKIKGNIFGIAEALTAAVLLIGALTFFKACGDGEERHMVCHWAQNAVTLSAAVLVFLSLLRVFIPGRGVKAGIAFGLFAVSVSVIFIPGTVIDLCMMDTMRCHTIFKPEVIAAASVLTVISGIDAVIGLLRSGKEE, from the coding sequence ATGAAGATAAAAGGAAACATTTTCGGCATAGCAGAAGCCCTCACGGCAGCAGTGCTGCTAATAGGGGCTCTGACGTTTTTCAAAGCGTGCGGCGACGGCGAGGAAAGACACATGGTCTGCCACTGGGCGCAGAATGCAGTCACACTTTCGGCGGCAGTGCTCGTGTTCCTGTCACTCCTCCGGGTGTTCATACCCGGCAGGGGCGTCAAGGCAGGCATAGCTTTTGGCTTATTCGCAGTCTCAGTCTCGGTGATATTCATTCCCGGCACAGTGATCGACCTGTGCATGATGGACACCATGCGCTGCCACACGATATTCAAGCCCGAAGTAATAGCGGCGGCCTCTGTGCTCACTGTCATCTCTGGCATTGATGCGGTGATAGGCCTGCTGCGCTCGGGCAAGGAAGAATGA
- a CDS encoding ABC transporter ATP-binding protein, which produces MSSTIGITNVQRIYRDTDGNKVEALRDVSLNIRKGEFISIIGPSGCGKTTLLRLIAGLDKPQAGGLTIDGDPIKDVSPERGYVFQQGGLFPWLTVENNISYGLKARKVFKSNKDKISKYISMVGLDGFEKSYPHQISGGMAQRVAIARALINEPKALLLDEPMGALDSFTRSDLQDKLLELWKENGTTMILVTHDIDEAIYLSDRIVIMTPRPGKISKIIDVDLPRPRHRGGTEFLALRKSILEFFELAQALPQPEYNI; this is translated from the coding sequence ATGAGCTCAACTATAGGCATCACAAACGTCCAAAGGATCTACCGTGATACCGACGGCAACAAGGTAGAGGCTCTCAGAGACGTTTCCTTAAATATCAGAAAAGGCGAATTCATCTCCATAATAGGTCCTTCGGGCTGCGGCAAGACTACCCTGCTTCGGCTCATAGCAGGGCTTGACAAGCCTCAGGCAGGCGGTCTTACGATAGACGGCGACCCGATAAAGGACGTATCTCCCGAGAGAGGCTATGTATTCCAGCAGGGCGGTCTGTTCCCCTGGCTGACAGTGGAAAACAACATCTCATACGGCCTTAAAGCACGCAAGGTCTTCAAGTCAAACAAAGACAAGATAAGCAAATACATCAGCATGGTCGGGCTTGACGGCTTTGAAAAATCCTACCCCCACCAGATATCCGGCGGCATGGCGCAGCGTGTGGCTATTGCAAGAGCGCTTATAAACGAGCCTAAGGCACTGCTGCTCGATGAGCCTATGGGTGCGCTCGATTCCTTCACAAGAAGCGACCTACAGGACAAGCTGCTTGAGCTCTGGAAGGAAAACGGCACGACTATGATACTCGTCACACACGACATCGACGAGGCGATATACCTGAGCGACAGGATAGTCATAATGACCCCTCGCCCCGGCAAGATAAGCAAGATAATAGACGTTGACCTGCCAAGGCCGAGACACAGAGGCGGAACTGAGTTTTTGGCACTCAGAAAGAGCATACTTGAATTCTTTGAGCTTGCACAGGCACTTCCGCAGCCTGAATACAACATCTGA